The sequence CCAGATGATCGCGGCGGCGCTGGGCGCGCGCGTCTTTCCGGGGCCGACCAAGGAGGTGGGGTTCGCGCCGGTCGCGCTGCTGCCGGAAGGGACGGGATCGCCGCTGCGTCATGTCGCGGGTATTCCCGTCCTGCACTGGCACGGCGATACGTTCGATCTGCCCACGGGCGTCGAGCGGCTGGCGGAGACCGAACTCTACGCGCATCAGGCGTTCCGCATCGATCCATGGCTGCTCGCGCTGCAATTCCACCCTGAAATGGGCGAGGATCCGCGAATCGAGGCGTGGCTCGACGGCAGCGACGCCTATCTGGCCGAGGCCGGCACCGATGCCGCGCGGGTCCGCGCGGATTATGCCGCGCATGGCCCGCGCGCGGTCGTGGCGGGGCGGGCGCTGGTCGCCGAATGGCTGGCGGCGCTGCCGGGCTGAGCGATTGGGTGACGAAGCCGCACCGCTGATCGTCTCGGCGCTGTTCGGCGCGGATGATTTTGCGTGGCTCGATGCGCTGCGGCGCGCGCATTTCCCGCCCGAACGCAACCATCTCGCCGCACACCTTACCCTGTTCCATCATCTGCCGCCCTCGGTCGAGGCCGAGACGCGACGGCGTCTGGCGGGGCTGACGCGCGGCATGCCGACGCCGCGCGCGCAGGCGGCGGGCATCCAGAATCTCGGCGGCGGCACCGCGATCCGCATCGTCTCGCCGGCGCTGGAGGCGATGCGCGCGGAGCTTGCCGAGGCCTTTACCGGGCTGCTGACGCCGCAGGACCGGGCCGGCTGGCGCCCGCACGTCACCGTGCAGAACAAGGTGGCAGCCGACGAAGCGCGGCGGCTGCAGCGGTCGCTGGAGGCCGATTTCGTCGCGCGGCCGGTCGCGATCGCCGGCCTCGCGCTGTGGCGCTATCGCGGCGGCCCGTGGGAGCCGGTCTCGCGCCACATGTTCACAGCAGGCTGAGCTGGTCGCCCGCGGGCGGACGGAACAGATCGGTGCGCAGCGCCATCCGCTCGCCGGTGAAGCCCAGCTTGCGGCAGGCGATGCGGAAGCGCGTGCGCAACAGCTCCGCCCATGGCCCTTGGCCGCGCATGCGGGTGTGAAAGTTCGGATCGTTGTCGCGGCCGCCGCGGATCGACTGGATCGTCGCCATCACCTTCGCCGCGCGATCGGGATGATGTTCGTCGAGCCACGCGCGGAACAAGGGCGCCACCTCGTGCGGCAGCCGCACCGGCAGGAAGAAGGCACCGCGCGCGCCAACCGCCTGCGCCGCCTCGAGGATATGCTCCATCTCGTGATCGTTGATCTGCGGCACCACCGGCGCGAGGCTGACATAGGCCGGCACGCCCGCGGCGGCGAGCGCACCGATCGCGGCGAGCCGTTTGGCCGGATGCGGCGCGCGCGGCTCCAGCGTCCGCGCGATGGCCGGGTCGATCGTCGGCACCGAGATCACCACTGCTGCCAGCCCGCGCACGCCGGCCGGCCCGACCAGGTCGAGATCGCGCACCACCCGATCCGACTTGGTCGTGATCGTGAAGGGATGGCCGGTCTCGACCAGCACCTCGAGGCAGGCGCGCGTGATGCCCCAGTCGCCCTCGATCGGCTGGTAGGGATCGGTGTTGGTGCCGAACGCGATCGGCCGCGCGACATAGCCGCGCTTCCCCAGCTCGCTCCGCAGCAAGGCAGGCGCGTCGGGCTTGGCGAACAGCCGCGTCTCGAAATCGAGACCGGGCGACAGATCGTGGAAGGCGTGGGTCGGCCGCGCGAAGCAATAGATGCAACCATGCTCGCAACCGCGATAGGGATTCACCGATCGATCGAAACCGATGTCGGGCGAGTTGTTGGTGGTGAGGATCGTCTTCGGCCGCTCGACCGTGACCGTCGTGCGCAGGCGCGGCGCCTCGCCGTCGACCGTTTCGCGATCGTCGAGCCAGTCGTCATCTTCCTCGCGCGCCTTCAGGTTGAAGCGCTGCGGCGTCGCGTTGAGCGTGGCACCACGGCCGGGGCGAGCTTGGCTCGGCATTGGCATAAACTAGAACATATAAGGAACGCACGCAAGCGTCGCCGGATCAGCGCTCCATCAGGCGCGGCATCAATTCGACGAAGTTGCAGGGGCGGTGGCGGCTGTCGAGCTGGGTCGCGAGGATGCCGTCCCATCCGTCCTTCACCGCGCCGGTCGAGCCGGGCAGAGCGAACAGGTAGGTGCCGCGCGCGACGGCGGCGGTGGCGCGCGACTGGATGGTCGAGGTGCCGATCTTGGCGTAGCTGAGCCAGCGGAACAGTTCGCCGAAGCCCTCAATCTCCTTGTCGCGGACGCGCGCGAACGCTTCGGGGGTGACGTCGCGCCCGGTCACGCCGGTGCCGCCGGTCGTGATGATGCAGTCGATCGCCGGATCGTCGATCCAGCCGTGCAGCCGCGCGACGATCAGTTCGACATCGTCGCGCACGATCGCGCGGTCGGCGAGAATGTGCCCGGCGCCGGCAATACGCTCGGCCAGCGTGTCGCCGGAACGGTCGTCGGCGTGGGTACGCGTGTCGGAGACGGTCAGCAGCGCGATGCGGACCGGCAGGAACGGCAGGCTTTCGTCGATCGCCACGCGATCAGTTGCCGATGCCGCCCGCGACCGCTGGGCCATCGTCGGCACGCGCGGCGACGGTGGCGGCGGGGGTCGACGTGGCGCGGCGCGGGAAGAGTGGCCAGCGGCCGGTGGCCAACTCGTTCAGGCTGGCGGTCGCGGCGCCGCTCTGGCGCTGGTACATCCAGTAATTGCGCAGCACGATCGCGACATAAGCGCGGGTTTCCGAGAACGGGATCGACTCGATGAACAGCAAAGGATCATGCTGGGTCGCCGGCTGGTTCCATAAGGCGACGTTGTTCGGCCCGGCATTGTAGGCGGCGATCACCTTCGGCAGCAGCCCGCCGGTGCCGTAATGCGCGGCCAGCTCCTCCAGATAGGATTGGCCATATTCGAAGTTGAGCGCGGGTTCGCCCATGCGGTCGGCCATCGCCATCGGATCGCCCCGATGGCGCGCGACTAGTCGCGCCGTCGCCGGCATGATCTGCATCAGCCCGCGCGCGCCGGCACGGCTGACCGCATCAGTGCGGAACTGCGATTCCTGCAGCGCATGGGCGTAGAGCAAGGCGCGATCGATCCGCCAGCCTCCGCTCGGCGCCCATGCCGGCATCGGATAACGCTGCGCCGGCGACGAGACGACCCCGGCCGGCGCATTCTGCGCGAGCCACAATTGGGTCGCGGGCAGGCCGAGCCGGCCGGCGAAGGCGATCAGCGGAATATGCTCCGACGCGGCGCCGATCCGCGCCTGCTGGCGGATCATCTGGTCGGCCAGCTGCGGCTCGCCAATCTCCATCAGCGCGGCGGCCGCGCGCAGATCGGGATGGCGCAACAATGCATCGGGATCGGCGGCGGCCAAGCTGGTCGGCGCGGGCGGCGGCACGCCCAGCGCGGCGCCGGCGACGAGGCCGTAGAAGGTCTCGCCCAGCCGGCTCGCGGCGCGCAGGTGGGCGGCGACGCGATCGGGCTTGCCCGCTGCCGTCATCGCGCGCGCGGCCCAGAAATGGCCGGCGGCGATCGTCTCGGCATCGCCGCCATTGCCGGCAACCGCAGTGAAGGCGTCGGCGGCGGCGGCATAATCGGCGGCACGCCACGCGGCGAGCCCGGCGACCCATGCCGCCTGCACCGCCCACTCGCCGGCACCGGTGCGCGCCAGCTCGGCCATGCGCCGCGCCGAGGCATCGTCGCCCGTCTGATAATAGGCCCAGGCGAGGCGCTGGCGCCATTCGGTCAGCGCCTCGGGCGTCAACGTGGCGGCGGCCTGCTCGACCAAAGGTTCGGCCGCGGCGATCGTGCCGGCCTTGACGAGCGGCTGCACCTGACCGGCGAGCCGTTGGGCCGCGGCATCGCTGCGCGAGCGCGCCGCCTGCCGCTTGCTCGCGCCGGCGACGCGGAACAAATCGTGCGTGGCGGGCAGCGGTGGCAGCGCGTCGGCACCGCGCTTGCGCGCCAGCTGCGCCACGGCGGGCGCCTGCGGCAGTTCGGGTGCGGTCGCCAGCAAAGCCGTCAGCGTCGTCGTATCGGGCACGGGCGCGCCGCGTGCGAGGCAGAGTTCGGCCTGGCCGACCGCGGTCAGCGCGCCGCCCCGCAGTCGCGCGAAGGCGGCGGCGGCGGTGGCCCAATCGGCGGCGTGGAGGGCAGCGAACCCCTGGGTATAGGTCGCGCGATCGCTGTCGCTCAGCACGTGTGGAAGCGGTGCCGCGGGCGCCTCCGCGCGCAACGGGCCAGCCGCGGCAGCGGAGCAGGCGAGGATGAAGGCGAGCTTACGCATCGCCGAGGGTCATAAACAATTGCAGCTCGGTCCACACTGTTTTGCGATAATCGGGCCGGTCGAGCACCAGCCGGGGGTGGGCGGTGGCGATCGTCGGAATGGATGCGCCGTCGATCTCGACCTGGCGCACCTCGCCGCGCGCCTGCGCCAGCGGCAAATCGAGCAGCGCGCGCGTCGGCGCGTCGCCCAGCAGCAGCAGCCGGCGCGGCCGTGCAAGCGCGAGATGGCGGCGAAGCAAAGGTGCCAGCGTGATGACGTCCGCCGCGGCCACCTTGCCGGCAGGCGGCCGGGCGGGCGCGAACGGCAGCAGATAGAGGCCGGTGCGGGCCAGCCCCATCGCCGTCAGCATGCGATCGAACAACGCGCCTGCCTCGCCCGACAGGATCTGCCCGGCGGCGCGGTCGCCCGCCTCCGGCATGTCGACCACGACCGCGATGCCGCTGTCGGCGTCGCCCATCGCATCGATCCGCGCTGTCGTCGGCCCCGGCACGCTCGCGTCGGCGAGCAGCCAGCGGCGGAAACTGGCTAGATCCTGTGGCGATGGCGCGGGTGGTGGGACGATGGGGGCAGGGGGCACGACCGACGGTGCAGCCGTCGCCAGCCAATCGCGCGGACAATCGTCCACGATCGTATCGACCCCGGCCTCGACCCACCAGTCGAGCGCGCTCAGCGCAAGGCTATCGCTCATCCTCGCCTTATCCCCGCAACGGCCATAGCTAAGCTGCCTGCCGGAGCCGTCGTCAAGCAAAGGATGACAGGCGTATGACGAGGCGTTCGCGCGCCGCGACAGCGCGCACATCGCCCGCGACGCCAGCGATACGCGACGTTTACGTGCGCATCCGGCGCGGTTATGGCCACACGTTATGCCCACACCACGTATCGTGATCGCCGGTGTGACCGCAGCATTGCTCGCCACGCCGTCGTTCGGCGCGCCGAGCCGGCTCGACCCGCCCGAAAGCCTGTATGTGCGTGCCCGCGCCGCATCGGTGGCGGGCGATGCGACGACGGCCAACGCCTATTTCGGCCTTCTGATCGCGCGCGAGCCGGTCGACACGGTGATCGTGCAGCGCGCCTTTCGCCAGGGATTGCTCGGCGGCGATCCGGCGCTGGCCGGGCGCGCGGCACGGCTCCTCGACCGGCGCGGCGCGCTGCCGCCCGACGGCCGGCTGCTGTTGTTCACCGACGCGTTGCGCGCGAAGGATTGGGCCGCCGCGCGCGCTCAGGTCGACCTGATCGAGAAGGACCGGCTGTTCGCCTTCCTCGTGCCGATGCTGCGCGCGTGGGTGATGGTGGGCGCGCATGACGGCGATCCGCTCGCGACGCTCGACCAGGCGCGCACCATCGCGCTGGCGGGCAATTATATCGAGGAGCAGCGGGCGCTGCTGCTGATCGCACTGGGGCGCACAGAAGAAGGGGTGGCGGCGCTGCGCCGGCCCGGTCCGGCCTCGCTCGATCGGCTGTCGTCGCGGGTGCGCCTCGCGCTGGCCGATGCGCTCGCCGCCAGCCACCAGCGCGATCGGGCAATCGGGGTGCTGAGCGGCGATGACTCGGCACTGGTGGCGGGCCGCGCACGCCTCGCCGCCAATGCGCGGCTGCCGGAAGGCGTGCGCTCGCCGGCGGATGGCGTCGCAGCTTTGTTCATCAACGTCGCGATCGATCTCGGCCGCCAACGGCTGGCGCCGGTCGCGCTGACCTTCGCCCGCCTTGCCACCTTTGCCGCGCCCGCCAATGGCGCAACGTGGGTGCTTGCCGCCGACGTGCTGGCGACGGGCCACCAGCGCGATCTGGCGCTCGCCGCCGTCGACAATGTCCAGCCCGACGATCCGCTCGTCACTTCCGCGCGGTCGATGCGGATCGACCTGCTTGCGCAGCGCGGCGACAAGCAGGCGGCGCTGGCCGACGCGATCAAGACCGCCGAATCGGGATCCGCCGGGTTCATCGGCTGGGCGCGGCTGGGCGACGTCTATTTCCAGCTCGACCGGCCGCGCGATGCTGCGGACGCCTACGGCAAGGCGGTCGACCTCGCTGTAGCCGGCAAGGCGCCGTCCGAGCAGCAATGGCCGATCCTGCTGCAGCGGGCCGAAGCGCTCGATCGCTCGGGCGACTGGAACAGCGCGCGTGACGTACTCCGCCAGGCGCTCGCGCTCGCGCCCGATCAGCCGCTGGTGCTCAACCAGCTCGGCTATTCGGAGATCGCGCACCGCGAGGACATGCCGCAGGCGAGCGACATGATCGCACGCGCCAGCGCGCTGCGACCCGACGATCCCGCGATCACCGATTCGCTCGGCTGGTCCTATTACCTGCAGGGCCGCGTGGCCGATGCGGTAGCGCTGCTGGAGAAAGCGGTCGTGGCCAATCCGGTCGAGCCGACGATCAACGAGCATCTTGGCGATGCTTACTGGTCGAGCGGGCGGTTGTACGAGGCGCGCTATTCGTGGCGCGCGGCGCTCGTCACCGCGGAGGACAAGGACAAGCCTCGCCTGACCGCCAAGATCGACGGCGGCCTGACGCCGGCGACGGCGTCGCCGTGACGGGTGCGCCGGAGGTTGCCCATGCCAAGCTCAACCTCGCTTTGCATGTGCGGCGGCGTGAGGCGGACGGCTATCACGCGATCGAAACCCTGTTCGTCTTCTGCGCTGACGGCGATGTCCTGACGCGGACGGAGGGGCCCGGGCTCATCGTGTCCGGGCCGTTTGCGGGCGCCCTGGGCGAGGGCGGCGACAATCTGGTCACGCGCGCCGCACGGGGCTTTGCCGAGATATTCGGTGACGAAGAGGCGGGCTTTCATCTCGACAAAAGGCTGCCGGTGGCGGCGGGCATCGGTGGAGGATCGGCCGACGCGGCGGCGGCGCTGCGTCTGCTGGCGCGCGCGCAGGGCGTGGCGGCGACCGACCCCCGCCTGATGACGCTTGCGGCGAGCCTTGGTGCGGATGTGCCGGCCTGCCTGTTGTCGCAGCCGACGCGGGGCGACGGTCGCGGCGATCGCCTGCAGCCGATCGCATCGACCTTGGCGGGCATGCCGGTGCTGCTGGTCAACCCGCGCCTGCCGCTGGCGACCGGCCCGGTTTTCGCGGCATGGGACGGCGTCGATCGCGGCCCGCTGGCCGACGGTGATCCGCTCGACGTGGCGCGGGCGGCCCGCAACGATCTCGAGCCGCCGGCGCGCACGCTGCTGCCCGCAATCGACGCGGTGCTGGATGCCTTGCACGCCTGCGCGGGCGTGACGCTGGCGCGCATGTCGGGCTCGGGTGCGACATGCTTCGCCTTGTTCGAGGATGCCGCCGCGCGTGATGCCGCCGATGCGGCGATCGGCAAGGCCGCGACGGGATGGTGGCGGCTGGCGACGCACCTGCTGTGACGCCCTGGCACGACATCGAAGGCGCCGACACCGGCGTGCTGCTGATCGGCGATCATGCCTCCAGCCATGTGCCGGATGGCGTCGATCTCGGCGTGCCGGCGGCGCTGATGCGCGAGCATGTCGCGGTCGACATCGGCGTGGCGCCGCTCGCCGAAGCGCTCTGTCGTGCGCTCGATTGTCCGGCCATTCTCGGTGGCGTGTCGCGGCTAGTGATCGACCTCAATCGCGAGGCGGATGCACCCGGTCTCGTTCCCGCGACCAGCGACGGTCATGTCATTCCGGGCAACGCGATCGACCGCGATGTGCGTCAGCGCCGGATCGACGCCTATTGGCGGCCTTATCATCGGCGTATCGCCGAACGGATCGCAGCGACGTCGCCGATCCTGTTGATTTCGCTGCATAGCTTCACGCCCGAGTTGCGCACCGAAGCCACGCCGCGCCCGTGGGAGATCGGCATTCTCTACAATCAGGACGAGCGCGCCGCGCGGATCGCGCTGCCGCTGCTGGCGGCGGCTGGGATCGTCGCGGGCGATAATCTGCCTTATTCGGGCAAGCTGCTGAACGCGACGATGAACGCGCATGGCGAGGCGAACGGCATCGCCTATCTGGGCATCGAGGTGCGGCAGGATCTGATCTCGGACGATGCCGGCATCGCTCGTTGGGCCGCGCGGCTGGCGCCGATCATCCGGCAGGTGCGGGCGGGCCTGTGAGTGCGCGCCCGATCCTGACCGCAGCCGAGACGCGCGCTGCCGAGGTGCGGGCAATGGCTGCCGGCGCGTCGGTGGACTTGCTGATGGAGCGCGCCGGTGCGGCTGTGGCCGAGGCGGTGCTGCGCTTTGCCGGCACCCGCGACGTGCTGATCCTGTGCGGGCCGGGCAATAATGGCGGCGACGGCTATGTCGCCGCGCGATACCTGCGCGCTGCTGGCGTTTCCGTCCGCATTGCCGCCTCCGCCGATCCGCGTACCGACGCTGCACAAGCGGCGCGGGCGCTGTGGGGTGGCGAGGTGGCGGCGCTCGATACCGCGGAGCCGGCGCCTGTTCTGGTCGATGCGTTATTCGGAACCGGGCTCAAGAGGCCGCTGGAAGATGCTGTTGCGGAACGATTCACGGCGCTCGCTGTCGCCGCTGCGCTGCGTGTCGCGATCGATCTGCCGAGCGGGATCGAAAGCGATACCGGCGCGCTGCTGACCGACGGACCCGGCTTTGACCTGACGGTCGCGCTCGGCGCGCTCAAGCCGGCGCACCGGCTGATGCCGTCGGCGGCGCGGTGCGGGCGCGTGGCCATCGCGGACATCGGCCTCGATATCGCGGACGACCATCCGCTGCTCGAACTGGGCCGACCGCATCTCGATACGCCGCCGCCCTCGTCGAACAAATATGCGCGCGGCAAGCTGGTCGTCGTCGGCGGCAGCATGACCGGCGCATCGGCGTTGGTCGCGTCGGCGGCGCAGCGCGCGGGGGCCGGCTATGTCGAGCTGGCGGGCGATCCGGTCGGTGGGGTCGCGCATGCGCTCGTCCAGCGGCCGTGGACGCCGCACACGCTCGATGATCCGCGCATCCGGGCGGTCGCGATCGGGCCGGGGCTCGGCGCCGACGATACGGCGCGAGTACGGCTCGACGCCGCCTTCGCCTGCGGCAAACCACTGCTGCTCGATGCCGATGCGCTTACCCTGGTCGGGCATGAGGGCCACGAGCGGCTGCGCGGCCACGTCGTCACGCCGCATTGGGGCGAGTTCGTGCGCCTGTTCGGTGATAGCGGTGCGGATCGGCTGAGCCAGGCGCGCGCGGCAGCGGCGTCGAGCGGCGCGATCGTGCTGCTCAAGGGATCGGACAGCACCGTCGCGCATCCCGACGGGCGCGCCGCGACCCTGCCGCTCGCGCCATCATGGCTGGCGAGCGCGGGGACGGGTGATGTGCTGTCGGGCATTATCGGTGCGCTGCTGGCGCAGGGCCTCGATCCATTCGCTGCGGCCAAGGCCGGCGTGTGGTTGCATGCCGAGGCGGCGCGGATCGCCGGGCCGATGCTGATCGCCGACGACCTGATCGCCGTCCTCCCCCGTGCCATGGCCCTTTGCCTTTGACCGACGCGACCGTGATCCGCCTCGCCCCGCGCGGCGAAGGGCTGACCGATGACGGGCGTTACATCGCTTTGGCGGCACCGGGCGACCGCGTGACGGCCGACGGGACGGTCACGCCGGGGCCGCATCGTGCGACGCCACCGTGCCGGCATTTCCCACGCTGCGGCGGCTGCCAGCTCCAGCATGTCGACGACGTGGCCTATGCCGATTACCTGACAGGTCACATCAGCGGTGCGCTGGCAGCGCAGAATATCGCGCTGCCGACGCTGCGCCCGCCGCATCTGTCGCCGCCACGTACGCGCCGCCGCGCCTCGTTCCGGATGGAAAGAATCGGCCGCAAGATATTGATCGGCTTCAACGAAGGCGCGACGCACAAGATCGTCGACATGCGCGAATGCCATGTGCTCGATCCGCGCCTGTTCGCCTTGGTCGAGCCGCTGCGCACGCTGTTCGGGCCGATGCTGCGCGAGAAAAGACAGGCCGGTCTGCGCCTCACCCTGTGCGATCAGGGCATCGACATGGCGGTCGACGGAGTCACGGTCGAGGGGCTCGCCGCGACCGAGGCCCTGACCGCCTTCGCCGAACGCCATGCACTGGCGCGGCTGTCGATCGACGAGGGCTATGGCCTGGAGGCGCGGTGGGAGCCTCAGCCGGCATCGGTGACGATCGGCAGTGTCTCGGTGCCGTTGCCCGCGGCCGCTTTCCTGCAGGCGACCGCCGATGGCGAAGCGGCGCTCGCTGCTTGCGTGACCGAGGCGGTCGGCGATGCCGCAGCGATTGCAGACCTGTTCGCCGGACTGGGCACGTTCGCGCTGCCGCTGGCTGCGCATGCACGCGTGCTTGCGGTGGAGGGCGC is a genomic window of Sphingomonas nostoxanthinifaciens containing:
- a CDS encoding glutamine amidotransferase, yielding MAKTALIVRHTPYEGIAGFRLPIEQAGYAVSRIDVTDPAFADLDWTTPDLVALMGGPMGVHEDAIYPWIAAELAGLRRRLDAARPTIGVCLGSQMIAAALGARVFPGPTKEVGFAPVALLPEGTGSPLRHVAGIPVLHWHGDTFDLPTGVERLAETELYAHQAFRIDPWLLALQFHPEMGEDPRIEAWLDGSDAYLAEAGTDAARVRADYAAHGPRAVVAGRALVAEWLAALPG
- a CDS encoding 2'-5' RNA ligase family protein; translated protein: MGDEAAPLIVSALFGADDFAWLDALRRAHFPPERNHLAAHLTLFHHLPPSVEAETRRRLAGLTRGMPTPRAQAAGIQNLGGGTAIRIVSPALEAMRAELAEAFTGLLTPQDRAGWRPHVTVQNKVAADEARRLQRSLEADFVARPVAIAGLALWRYRGGPWEPVSRHMFTAG
- a CDS encoding PA0069 family radical SAM protein, with translation MPSQARPGRGATLNATPQRFNLKAREEDDDWLDDRETVDGEAPRLRTTVTVERPKTILTTNNSPDIGFDRSVNPYRGCEHGCIYCFARPTHAFHDLSPGLDFETRLFAKPDAPALLRSELGKRGYVARPIAFGTNTDPYQPIEGDWGITRACLEVLVETGHPFTITTKSDRVVRDLDLVGPAGVRGLAAVVISVPTIDPAIARTLEPRAPHPAKRLAAIGALAAAGVPAYVSLAPVVPQINDHEMEHILEAAQAVGARGAFFLPVRLPHEVAPLFRAWLDEHHPDRAAKVMATIQSIRGGRDNDPNFHTRMRGQGPWAELLRTRFRIACRKLGFTGERMALRTDLFRPPAGDQLSLL
- the moaB gene encoding molybdenum cofactor biosynthesis protein B: MAIDESLPFLPVRIALLTVSDTRTHADDRSGDTLAERIAGAGHILADRAIVRDDVELIVARLHGWIDDPAIDCIITTGGTGVTGRDVTPEAFARVRDKEIEGFGELFRWLSYAKIGTSTIQSRATAAVARGTYLFALPGSTGAVKDGWDGILATQLDSRHRPCNFVELMPRLMER
- a CDS encoding lytic transglycosylase domain-containing protein — its product is MRKLAFILACSAAAAGPLRAEAPAAPLPHVLSDSDRATYTQGFAALHAADWATAAAAFARLRGGALTAVGQAELCLARGAPVPDTTTLTALLATAPELPQAPAVAQLARKRGADALPPLPATHDLFRVAGASKRQAARSRSDAAAQRLAGQVQPLVKAGTIAAAEPLVEQAAATLTPEALTEWRQRLAWAYYQTGDDASARRMAELARTGAGEWAVQAAWVAGLAAWRAADYAAAADAFTAVAGNGGDAETIAAGHFWAARAMTAAGKPDRVAAHLRAASRLGETFYGLVAGAALGVPPPAPTSLAAADPDALLRHPDLRAAAALMEIGEPQLADQMIRQQARIGAASEHIPLIAFAGRLGLPATQLWLAQNAPAGVVSSPAQRYPMPAWAPSGGWRIDRALLYAHALQESQFRTDAVSRAGARGLMQIMPATARLVARHRGDPMAMADRMGEPALNFEYGQSYLEELAAHYGTGGLLPKVIAAYNAGPNNVALWNQPATQHDPLLFIESIPFSETRAYVAIVLRNYWMYQRQSGAATASLNELATGRWPLFPRRATSTPAATVAARADDGPAVAGGIGN
- a CDS encoding uracil-DNA glycosylase family protein, whose product is MSDSLALSALDWWVEAGVDTIVDDCPRDWLATAAPSVVPPAPIVPPPAPSPQDLASFRRWLLADASVPGPTTARIDAMGDADSGIAVVVDMPEAGDRAAGQILSGEAGALFDRMLTAMGLARTGLYLLPFAPARPPAGKVAAADVITLAPLLRRHLALARPRRLLLLGDAPTRALLDLPLAQARGEVRQVEIDGASIPTIATAHPRLVLDRPDYRKTVWTELQLFMTLGDA
- a CDS encoding tetratricopeptide repeat protein, yielding MPTPRIVIAGVTAALLATPSFGAPSRLDPPESLYVRARAASVAGDATTANAYFGLLIAREPVDTVIVQRAFRQGLLGGDPALAGRAARLLDRRGALPPDGRLLLFTDALRAKDWAAARAQVDLIEKDRLFAFLVPMLRAWVMVGAHDGDPLATLDQARTIALAGNYIEEQRALLLIALGRTEEGVAALRRPGPASLDRLSSRVRLALADALAASHQRDRAIGVLSGDDSALVAGRARLAANARLPEGVRSPADGVAALFINVAIDLGRQRLAPVALTFARLATFAAPANGATWVLAADVLATGHQRDLALAAVDNVQPDDPLVTSARSMRIDLLAQRGDKQAALADAIKTAESGSAGFIGWARLGDVYFQLDRPRDAADAYGKAVDLAVAGKAPSEQQWPILLQRAEALDRSGDWNSARDVLRQALALAPDQPLVLNQLGYSEIAHREDMPQASDMIARASALRPDDPAITDSLGWSYYLQGRVADAVALLEKAVVANPVEPTINEHLGDAYWSSGRLYEARYSWRAALVTAEDKDKPRLTAKIDGGLTPATASP
- a CDS encoding 4-(cytidine 5'-diphospho)-2-C-methyl-D-erythritol kinase, which codes for MTGAPEVAHAKLNLALHVRRREADGYHAIETLFVFCADGDVLTRTEGPGLIVSGPFAGALGEGGDNLVTRAARGFAEIFGDEEAGFHLDKRLPVAAGIGGGSADAAAALRLLARAQGVAATDPRLMTLAASLGADVPACLLSQPTRGDGRGDRLQPIASTLAGMPVLLVNPRLPLATGPVFAAWDGVDRGPLADGDPLDVARAARNDLEPPARTLLPAIDAVLDALHACAGVTLARMSGSGATCFALFEDAAARDAADAAIGKAATGWWRLATHLL
- a CDS encoding N-formylglutamate amidohydrolase, with the protein product MTPWHDIEGADTGVLLIGDHASSHVPDGVDLGVPAALMREHVAVDIGVAPLAEALCRALDCPAILGGVSRLVIDLNREADAPGLVPATSDGHVIPGNAIDRDVRQRRIDAYWRPYHRRIAERIAATSPILLISLHSFTPELRTEATPRPWEIGILYNQDERAARIALPLLAAAGIVAGDNLPYSGKLLNATMNAHGEANGIAYLGIEVRQDLISDDAGIARWAARLAPIIRQVRAGL
- a CDS encoding NAD(P)H-hydrate dehydratase encodes the protein MSARPILTAAETRAAEVRAMAAGASVDLLMERAGAAVAEAVLRFAGTRDVLILCGPGNNGGDGYVAARYLRAAGVSVRIAASADPRTDAAQAARALWGGEVAALDTAEPAPVLVDALFGTGLKRPLEDAVAERFTALAVAAALRVAIDLPSGIESDTGALLTDGPGFDLTVALGALKPAHRLMPSAARCGRVAIADIGLDIADDHPLLELGRPHLDTPPPSSNKYARGKLVVVGGSMTGASALVASAAQRAGAGYVELAGDPVGGVAHALVQRPWTPHTLDDPRIRAVAIGPGLGADDTARVRLDAAFACGKPLLLDADALTLVGHEGHERLRGHVVTPHWGEFVRLFGDSGADRLSQARAAAASSGAIVLLKGSDSTVAHPDGRAATLPLAPSWLASAGTGDVLSGIIGALLAQGLDPFAAAKAGVWLHAEAARIAGPMLIADDLIAVLPRAMALCL
- a CDS encoding class I SAM-dependent RNA methyltransferase, translating into MTDATVIRLAPRGEGLTDDGRYIALAAPGDRVTADGTVTPGPHRATPPCRHFPRCGGCQLQHVDDVAYADYLTGHISGALAAQNIALPTLRPPHLSPPRTRRRASFRMERIGRKILIGFNEGATHKIVDMRECHVLDPRLFALVEPLRTLFGPMLREKRQAGLRLTLCDQGIDMAVDGVTVEGLAATEALTAFAERHALARLSIDEGYGLEARWEPQPASVTIGSVSVPLPAAAFLQATADGEAALAACVTEAVGDAAAIADLFAGLGTFALPLAAHARVLAVEGARDPALALRTAVNRAGLMVAVEHRDLFRRPLDAAELSRFDAVVLDPPRAGAREQMPALAKADVARLAYVSCNPATFARDARVLLDGGWRLDWIRPVGQFRWSTHVELAAAFTR